A stretch of the Bacillus sp. B-jedd genome encodes the following:
- the dnaE gene encoding DNA polymerase III subunit alpha encodes MSFIHLHTYSAYSLLSSTASVKNLVLTAKQKGFKALALTDRNVMYGAIEFYKECRKQGIQPILGLTADISSEEGEDNAFPLVLLAKNEKGFHNLLKISSAIQTKARDGLPLKWLRHYAEGLFALTPGPEGKIENLLLEGKEEEASNAARTYSDIFKGSFFLSLHRHGLESERQLEGLLARLATNLGLETVAANAVHYLEKEDSLAHECLLAIRDGMKLQDEGRSRLDGEEYYLKDAAQMAELFADRPDALENTLVIAGQCDVTIEFGYLHMPSYPLGIGKTPGEVLEQQCFEGLERRVPNYSPVYDDRLRFELSVIKNMKYEDYFLIVWDFMKYAREKGILTGPGRGSAAGSLVAYALFITDVDPLEHGLLFERFLNPERVTMPDIDIDFPDHRRDEMIEYVARKYGELHVAQIATFGTLAAKASIRDVGRAFGLNSKELDTWSKAIPSRIGITLEDAYRESKKLRDLAAESPFNERLFQTAMKLEGLPRHTSTHAAGVVISGRPLVDLIPIQNGHNGIYLTQYSMEYLEEIGLLKMDFLGLRNLSLIEGIVSSIQREQNRKLDVRSIPLNDRQTFELLARGETTGIFQLESEGMRKVLTRLRPTRFEDIVAVNALYRPGPMENIPLFIDRKHGRESITYPHEDLKSILENTYGVIVYQEQIMQVASIMAGFSLGEADLLRRAVGKKKKDVLDKEREHFVNGALKKGYGAAAANEVYDLIVRFANYGFNKSHAVAYSVISCQLAYLKAHYPAHFMAGLLTSVIGNDLKIAQYIRELKTMGIAVFPPSINRSRYSFHGEKGGIRFGLGAIKGLGGPAIREIVSERRKKPFGDLFDFCIRLSKKTANRKTLESLIHSGSLDEFGKDRATLLASLDIAIEHAQLMRPEEDGQGALFTADDLMPKPKYMEVDPLTLEHKLAYEKEVLGFYLSSHPLSIHENTLHERGAIPIAEITPGPGQQAVGVYITGVKKIRTKKGDPMAFLTISDSSGEMEAIAFPEIYKKYSGLVSQGSMTVFEGKVESRDEKNQFIIRKAEQIGDWIKGRHKERLYLKLLHENQEPECLAKLETLLSASRGKTEVVLHYEGVNKTIRLGEEYGVKTSESLISQLSNLLGKNNVVLK; translated from the coding sequence ATGTCTTTCATTCACCTTCATACATATAGTGCCTACAGCCTCCTAAGCAGCACCGCTTCCGTAAAAAATCTTGTCTTAACCGCGAAACAAAAGGGGTTTAAGGCGCTTGCACTGACAGACAGGAACGTCATGTACGGGGCGATTGAATTTTATAAGGAATGCAGGAAACAGGGAATTCAGCCGATTCTCGGACTGACAGCTGATATCAGCTCCGAGGAAGGGGAAGACAATGCTTTTCCCCTTGTCTTGCTTGCAAAAAATGAGAAGGGCTTTCATAACCTCCTTAAAATCTCAAGCGCTATCCAGACAAAGGCCCGTGATGGTCTGCCGCTGAAATGGCTCCGCCATTATGCCGAGGGCCTCTTTGCCCTGACACCGGGTCCGGAAGGGAAAATAGAAAATTTGCTCCTTGAAGGGAAAGAGGAAGAAGCCTCCAATGCTGCAAGGACTTATTCGGACATATTCAAGGGGAGTTTTTTCCTGTCGCTCCATCGTCATGGCCTTGAAAGTGAGCGGCAGCTTGAAGGCCTGCTTGCCCGACTGGCGACAAATCTCGGTTTAGAGACGGTCGCAGCCAATGCGGTCCATTATCTTGAAAAAGAAGATTCACTTGCCCATGAATGCCTGCTGGCGATAAGGGACGGGATGAAACTTCAGGATGAAGGAAGAAGCCGGCTCGATGGTGAGGAGTATTATTTGAAGGACGCCGCCCAAATGGCGGAACTCTTTGCAGACCGTCCGGACGCGCTTGAAAATACATTGGTCATTGCCGGACAATGTGATGTTACGATAGAATTTGGCTATTTGCATATGCCTAGTTATCCCCTTGGAATAGGGAAAACCCCGGGGGAAGTGCTTGAACAGCAATGTTTTGAAGGGCTGGAGAGGCGTGTCCCAAATTACTCACCCGTATATGATGATAGGCTCCGATTTGAACTTTCTGTCATTAAAAATATGAAATATGAAGACTATTTCCTGATTGTTTGGGATTTTATGAAATATGCACGTGAAAAGGGCATTTTAACAGGGCCAGGCAGGGGATCGGCTGCGGGCTCCCTTGTTGCCTACGCGCTATTTATTACTGATGTAGATCCGCTAGAGCATGGTTTGCTTTTTGAAAGGTTCCTAAATCCTGAGCGGGTGACAATGCCGGATATCGATATCGATTTTCCGGACCACCGGCGGGATGAAATGATAGAATACGTCGCCCGAAAATATGGGGAGCTTCATGTCGCTCAAATCGCGACCTTTGGGACCCTGGCCGCTAAAGCGTCCATACGCGATGTCGGCAGGGCTTTTGGCCTCAATTCGAAAGAGTTGGATACCTGGTCAAAAGCGATTCCTTCCCGGATTGGAATCACGCTTGAAGATGCATATCGTGAATCGAAAAAACTTAGGGACTTGGCAGCGGAAAGTCCGTTTAATGAAAGGCTGTTCCAAACTGCCATGAAACTAGAAGGACTGCCGAGGCATACGTCCACCCATGCCGCCGGTGTTGTGATTAGCGGTCGGCCGCTCGTGGATTTGATTCCCATACAAAATGGCCATAATGGTATTTATTTGACTCAGTATTCAATGGAGTATTTGGAAGAAATCGGTCTGTTGAAAATGGACTTTCTTGGCTTACGGAATCTTTCGCTCATTGAGGGGATCGTTTCTTCAATCCAGCGTGAGCAAAACCGGAAATTAGATGTCCGCTCAATTCCTCTTAATGACAGACAAACCTTTGAATTATTGGCCAGAGGGGAGACAACAGGCATCTTTCAGCTTGAATCTGAAGGGATGAGAAAGGTCCTTACCCGTCTGAGGCCGACACGGTTTGAGGATATTGTCGCGGTCAATGCGCTTTACAGGCCTGGCCCGATGGAAAACATTCCTCTTTTCATCGACAGGAAGCATGGGCGGGAAAGTATTACCTATCCCCATGAAGATTTAAAGTCCATCCTGGAAAATACATATGGAGTAATCGTTTACCAGGAACAGATCATGCAGGTCGCATCCATAATGGCGGGCTTCTCATTGGGAGAGGCCGACCTTTTAAGAAGAGCGGTGGGCAAAAAGAAAAAAGACGTCCTTGACAAAGAAAGGGAACACTTTGTCAATGGAGCCCTAAAGAAAGGTTACGGGGCAGCGGCCGCCAATGAGGTGTATGATTTAATTGTCCGGTTCGCGAACTACGGTTTTAATAAAAGCCATGCAGTTGCTTACAGCGTTATTTCCTGCCAGCTTGCCTATTTGAAGGCCCATTATCCGGCACATTTCATGGCGGGTCTCCTGACATCGGTAATCGGTAACGACTTGAAAATCGCCCAATATATCCGTGAGTTAAAAACAATGGGGATAGCGGTATTCCCGCCATCCATAAATCGGAGCCGGTATTCCTTTCATGGGGAAAAAGGCGGCATCCGTTTTGGCCTTGGTGCTATTAAAGGTCTCGGCGGGCCTGCTATTAGGGAAATTGTCAGTGAAAGAAGGAAAAAGCCTTTCGGCGATCTTTTTGACTTTTGCATCCGGCTATCGAAGAAGACTGCTAATAGAAAAACACTTGAATCCCTGATCCATTCGGGGAGCCTTGATGAATTCGGCAAGGATCGTGCCACTTTGCTCGCCAGTCTCGATATTGCCATTGAACATGCCCAATTGATGAGGCCGGAGGAGGATGGCCAGGGGGCGCTGTTCACAGCGGACGACTTGATGCCGAAACCGAAGTATATGGAGGTTGACCCGCTCACCCTTGAACATAAGCTTGCTTATGAAAAGGAAGTGCTCGGTTTCTATTTATCCAGCCATCCCCTCTCCATCCATGAAAACACACTTCATGAAAGAGGGGCCATACCAATTGCGGAAATAACTCCAGGTCCCGGACAGCAAGCCGTTGGAGTATATATAACGGGCGTAAAAAAAATCCGTACGAAAAAAGGCGATCCGATGGCATTCCTGACAATCAGTGATTCGAGCGGCGAGATGGAAGCGATCGCTTTCCCGGAGATTTACAAGAAATACTCCGGCCTGGTCAGCCAGGGGTCAATGACTGTTTTTGAGGGGAAAGTGGAAAGTCGGGACGAAAAAAACCAATTCATTATCCGGAAAGCTGAGCAAATAGGCGACTGGATAAAGGGACGGCACAAGGAGCGCCTTTATTTAAAGCTTTTGCATGAAAATCAGGAACCTGAGTGCCTGGCCAAATTGGAAACACTTCTTTCTGCCAGCAGAGGGAAAACAGAAGTGGTCCTTCATTATGAGGGGGTAAATAAAACAATTCGGCTGGGAGAGGAATACGGAGTGAAGACCTCCGAATCCCTAATCAGCCAACTAAGCAATTTGCTTGGAAAAAACAATGTTGTTTTGAAATAA
- a CDS encoding YtrH family sporulation protein has product MNQAGFITTFIQSYFIALGVLLGGALIGGIASFMTGQPVLTTIARLSSSLRIWAIVAAIGGTFDPIYQIERGIFDGQTKDIVKQILFILSALGGAQTGALLINWFTQEFIPS; this is encoded by the coding sequence ATGAATCAGGCAGGATTTATTACCACGTTCATACAAAGTTATTTTATTGCACTTGGGGTTTTACTAGGGGGAGCCTTAATAGGCGGGATTGCTTCCTTTATGACAGGGCAGCCGGTGTTGACGACCATCGCGAGGCTGTCATCTTCCTTAAGGATATGGGCAATTGTCGCAGCCATTGGCGGGACATTTGATCCAATCTATCAAATTGAGAGAGGAATTTTCGATGGGCAAACAAAGGACATTGTCAAACAGATCCTTTTCATCCTTTCGGCTCTCGGCGGGGCCCAGACAGGCGCTTTGCTGATTAACTGGTTTACCCAGGAGTTCATCCCGTCATGA
- the ytrI gene encoding sporulation membrane protein YtrI, which yields MRVPPYYKDRSWQRFFVGLALGGVVSWLLFLYMHGILQERQTLLIKKQQDEIQDLKDDIIIWQEEFKNLNKENIEKLLVQNITVKISNFKRYNLDLLSVAQTEEAVVEDLKTLKAKDIETVYKNKDLIKRVIENRLVTINGKKYRLEVDELIVFTNVYIQLKINLAK from the coding sequence ATGAGAGTCCCTCCGTATTATAAAGATCGATCATGGCAGCGTTTTTTTGTAGGGCTGGCTTTAGGCGGCGTTGTCAGCTGGCTTTTATTTCTTTATATGCATGGCATTCTTCAGGAAAGGCAAACGCTGCTCATAAAAAAACAACAGGATGAAATCCAGGACCTTAAGGATGACATTATCATTTGGCAGGAAGAATTTAAGAATCTGAACAAAGAAAATATCGAGAAACTGCTTGTCCAAAACATTACAGTCAAAATTTCTAACTTTAAAAGATACAATCTCGATCTCCTTAGCGTGGCACAAACGGAGGAAGCGGTTGTCGAGGATCTTAAAACACTGAAAGCAAAGGATATAGAAACCGTTTATAAAAATAAGGATTTAATAAAAAGAGTAATAGAAAACAGGCTTGTTACTATTAATGGCAAAAAATACAGACTGGAAGTGGATGAACTGATCGTTTTTACCAATGTATATATCCAGCTAAAAATAAATTTGGCCAAATAA
- a CDS encoding DHH family phosphoesterase: protein MITNILQMIEEYNTIIIHRHVRPDPDAYGSQCGLAEIIKASYPVKAVYTVGKDEETLSYLKKMDDIADDVFSGALVIVCDTANTERICDTRYTLGQKLIKIDHHPNEDAYGDMMWVDTDASSTSEMIYELYLAGKDRGLIMTDEAARLLYAGIVGDTGRFLYPSTTDKTFAYAGELIHYNFSRTELYDKMYELDANIIKLNGYILQNFEMLENGVASVVLTKELLREFDAKASEASLLVSTLGSVKGIKAWVFFIEEDDQIRVRLRSKGPVINGVARNFDGGGHPLAAGASIYSWKEKDKVLYEMNEVCKTV, encoded by the coding sequence ATGATTACCAACATATTGCAAATGATAGAGGAATACAATACGATCATCATTCACCGGCATGTCAGGCCAGACCCCGACGCTTATGGATCACAATGCGGGCTCGCGGAAATCATAAAGGCTTCCTATCCGGTAAAAGCCGTCTACACAGTCGGAAAAGACGAGGAAACTCTCTCCTATCTAAAGAAGATGGACGATATAGCCGATGATGTCTTTAGCGGCGCGTTAGTCATTGTATGTGATACGGCCAATACTGAGCGAATTTGTGATACCCGATATACCCTCGGGCAAAAGCTGATAAAAATAGACCACCATCCAAATGAAGATGCATATGGAGATATGATGTGGGTGGATACCGATGCGAGTTCCACCAGCGAAATGATTTATGAATTATATCTCGCCGGAAAAGACCGGGGGCTCATAATGACGGATGAAGCGGCCAGGCTTTTATATGCCGGAATTGTCGGGGATACCGGCCGTTTCCTTTACCCTAGCACAACTGACAAAACATTTGCCTACGCCGGCGAGCTCATCCATTACAACTTCTCCAGGACCGAGCTTTATGACAAAATGTATGAACTGGACGCCAATATTATTAAACTGAATGGCTATATTCTGCAAAACTTCGAGATGCTTGAAAATGGGGTAGCTTCTGTGGTTTTGACAAAGGAACTCCTTCGGGAATTTGATGCGAAAGCATCCGAAGCATCCCTCCTTGTCAGTACCCTTGGCAGTGTAAAGGGAATTAAGGCATGGGTGTTTTTCATAGAGGAAGATGATCAAATCAGAGTTAGGCTCCGTTCTAAAGGGCCTGTCATTAATGGAGTCGCCAGGAATTTCGATGGCGGCGGCCATCCGCTTGCAGCCGGAGCCTCGATTTATTCATGGAAGGAAAAAGACAAGGTACTTTATGAAATGAATGAGGTTTGTAAAACAGTATAA
- a CDS encoding YtpI family protein produces the protein MPALVIVIVISLAFYVFYKIKYVRCSRPAEKKWLSAKSGIALGAFVSVFGINQLFLTQSAVTYIVAAVFILLGAINILSGIKAYKFYLPHAIKEAEGNS, from the coding sequence ATGCCAGCACTAGTTATTGTTATCGTCATCTCACTGGCTTTTTATGTATTCTATAAGATTAAGTATGTGAGGTGCAGTCGGCCGGCCGAAAAAAAATGGCTATCCGCGAAATCCGGTATCGCCCTTGGCGCATTTGTCTCGGTTTTCGGGATCAATCAGCTGTTTTTAACGCAATCGGCTGTTACTTATATTGTTGCAGCTGTCTTCATCCTGCTTGGCGCTATCAATATTCTGTCAGGAATCAAGGCATATAAATTTTATCTGCCGCATGCCATCAAGGAAGCGGAAGGCAATAGTTAA
- a CDS encoding CBS domain-containing protein, whose protein sequence is MATKHEQILRYIDELTIGEKISVRQIAKAMNVSEGTAYRAIKDAENKGYVSTIERVGTIRIERKKKENIEKLTYAEIVNIVEGQVIGGKAGLHKTLNKFLIGAMKLDAMMRYTGAGNLLIIGNRTKAQEYALKAGASVLITGGFDTDEHVKKLADKLQLPIISTSYDTFTVATMINRAIYDQLIKKEITLVEDIQTPLDETVYLTLSDSVSQWHHHNRETKHGRYPVVDQSMKVLGIVTPKDIVGQEINTPIEKVMTKHPMVVSGKTSVASASHMMVWEGIELLPVVDDANRLIGIISRQDVLKALQMIQRQPQVGETLDDIVTSQMVLSQGKTKGEDYYSINVTPQMTNHLGTISYGVFTTIVSEAASRVLRGYKKGDLVVENMTIYFLKPVQIDSVLEIHPKVLEVGRKFGKVDVEAFSEGSMVGKAMMMCQLMDRQ, encoded by the coding sequence TTGGCAACAAAGCATGAACAAATTCTGCGTTATATAGATGAACTGACGATTGGGGAGAAGATCTCCGTCCGCCAAATCGCCAAGGCGATGAATGTAAGTGAAGGCACGGCATATCGGGCAATTAAAGATGCTGAAAATAAAGGTTATGTAAGTACGATCGAACGGGTCGGTACAATCAGGATTGAACGGAAAAAGAAAGAGAACATTGAAAAACTGACTTACGCCGAAATCGTCAACATTGTTGAGGGACAAGTTATCGGCGGGAAAGCAGGGCTCCATAAAACTTTAAATAAGTTTCTGATCGGCGCGATGAAGCTTGATGCAATGATGCGCTATACCGGCGCAGGCAATCTCCTTATCATCGGAAACCGGACAAAAGCACAGGAATATGCTTTGAAAGCTGGCGCATCTGTGCTTATAACCGGTGGCTTTGATACGGATGAGCATGTAAAAAAGCTTGCCGACAAGCTTCAGCTGCCGATTATTTCAACAAGCTATGATACGTTCACGGTCGCGACTATGATCAACCGGGCCATTTACGACCAGCTCATCAAGAAGGAAATCACCCTAGTGGAGGATATCCAGACACCCTTGGATGAAACGGTCTATTTAACTTTATCCGATTCAGTGAGCCAGTGGCATCACCATAACCGGGAAACAAAGCATGGCAGATATCCGGTCGTGGACCAGTCAATGAAAGTGCTCGGTATTGTGACACCAAAAGATATTGTCGGACAGGAAATAAATACTCCTATTGAAAAAGTCATGACAAAGCATCCTATGGTGGTCAGCGGGAAAACAAGTGTGGCCTCAGCTTCGCATATGATGGTGTGGGAGGGAATCGAGCTTTTGCCCGTCGTCGATGATGCCAACAGGCTCATCGGCATCATCAGCCGCCAGGATGTCCTTAAAGCTCTGCAGATGATCCAGCGGCAGCCGCAGGTCGGAGAAACACTTGATGATATCGTTACGAGCCAAATGGTTCTTTCCCAGGGAAAAACAAAGGGAGAGGATTATTACAGCATAAATGTGACTCCTCAAATGACAAACCACCTGGGCACTATTTCATACGGGGTATTTACGACAATCGTTTCGGAAGCCGCTAGCAGGGTGCTGAGGGGCTATAAAAAAGGGGACCTGGTTGTAGAAAATATGACTATATACTTTTTAAAACCGGTCCAGATTGACAGCGTACTGGAGATCCATCCAAAAGTGCTGGAGGTAGGCAGGAAGTTCGGTAAAGTGGACGTTGAGGCTTTCAGCGAGGGTTCGATGGTAGGCAAGGCGATGATGATGTGCCAGCTGATGGACAGGCAGTAG
- a CDS encoding metal-dependent hydrolase: MKISYHGHSVVKIITGETTILIDPFINGNGLTDLKEENEKPDVIIVTHGHNDHVGDTVSLARRNDSLVIANFETANFLAEQGLRTHGMHIGGSYQFDFGKVKLTQAFHGSSYETDDGQVIYCGMPAGVLFMAEGKTIYHAGDTGLFSDMKLIGERHPIDVAFLPIGDNFTMGPEDAAYAAKLLSAKITVPVHYNTFPPIRQDPHAFIDMVEDGSGRVMEPGDFIEI; encoded by the coding sequence ATGAAGATTTCTTATCACGGACATTCTGTTGTAAAAATCATTACTGGGGAAACAACGATCCTCATCGATCCATTTATTAATGGAAATGGATTGACGGATTTGAAGGAAGAAAATGAAAAGCCCGATGTCATTATTGTTACTCATGGACATAATGACCATGTCGGAGATACAGTCAGCCTGGCAAGAAGGAATGATTCGCTCGTGATCGCAAATTTTGAAACGGCGAACTTCCTCGCGGAGCAGGGGCTAAGAACTCATGGGATGCATATTGGCGGATCGTATCAATTTGACTTCGGCAAAGTGAAATTAACGCAGGCATTTCACGGGTCAAGCTATGAAACAGATGATGGGCAGGTCATTTATTGCGGTATGCCCGCGGGAGTACTCTTCATGGCTGAAGGCAAAACCATTTACCACGCAGGGGATACGGGATTGTTCTCGGATATGAAGCTGATTGGCGAAAGGCATCCAATCGATGTGGCTTTCCTTCCGATAGGCGACAACTTTACAATGGGACCGGAAGACGCCGCATATGCTGCGAAACTGCTAAGTGCAAAGATAACGGTACCTGTCCATTACAATACATTCCCGCCAATCAGGCAGGATCCCCACGCCTTTATTGATATGGTTGAAGATGGAAGCGGCAGGGTAATGGAGCCAGGCGACTTCATTGAAATATAA
- a CDS encoding M24 family metallopeptidase, whose protein sequence is MNERLKKLSAWMKEQDVSVCFLSSPDNVFYLSGFYTDPHERLLGLAVFQEEEPFLVCPAMEKNDARNAGWEFEIVGFKDTENPWEMVHSSISKRLPKAAQKIAIEKEHLNVERYEELKRIFPDALQFVSAEEKMRSLRLIKDERELKALREAAVLADYAIEVGASEIKEGKSELEVLAAIEFELKKKGVEQMSFSTMVLAGENAASPHGNPGQTKIKKGDFVLFDLGVVVDRYCSDITRTLAYGDISDKQKEIYDTVLKAQLAAIEAGKPGTACSVVDLAARDVISAAGYGEYFPHRLGHGLGINVHEYPSIMETNHMPLEEGMVFTIEPGIYVPDVAGVRIEDDVHVTSAGLEVLTKYPKELQIIK, encoded by the coding sequence ATGAATGAAAGATTGAAGAAGCTGTCTGCCTGGATGAAAGAGCAGGATGTCAGCGTATGTTTTTTGAGCTCTCCCGATAATGTATTTTATTTGAGCGGCTTTTACACCGACCCGCATGAACGGTTATTAGGCCTTGCAGTATTCCAAGAGGAAGAACCATTCCTTGTTTGTCCTGCAATGGAAAAAAATGATGCCCGGAATGCCGGCTGGGAGTTTGAAATTGTCGGTTTCAAGGACACAGAAAACCCTTGGGAAATGGTACATAGTTCTATTTCAAAGCGGCTCCCGAAAGCCGCCCAAAAGATTGCCATAGAAAAAGAACACTTGAATGTGGAGCGTTACGAGGAACTAAAGCGCATATTCCCCGACGCGCTCCAATTCGTTTCAGCTGAAGAAAAAATGAGGTCTCTCAGGCTGATTAAAGATGAGCGCGAACTCAAGGCACTGCGCGAGGCGGCTGTTCTGGCTGATTATGCGATTGAAGTGGGTGCCAGCGAAATCAAAGAAGGAAAGTCAGAGCTTGAAGTCCTTGCTGCGATTGAATTCGAGTTAAAGAAAAAAGGCGTCGAGCAAATGTCCTTCAGCACGATGGTTTTGGCCGGGGAGAACGCGGCATCGCCTCATGGAAATCCTGGGCAGACAAAGATTAAAAAAGGTGACTTTGTCCTTTTCGACCTTGGTGTCGTAGTCGACAGATATTGTTCCGACATCACCCGGACACTTGCATATGGGGATATCAGTGATAAACAAAAGGAAATTTATGATACGGTCCTTAAAGCCCAGCTTGCTGCAATTGAAGCAGGCAAGCCGGGAACTGCTTGTTCCGTTGTCGACCTTGCGGCAAGGGATGTAATCTCCGCTGCAGGTTATGGAGAATATTTCCCGCACAGGCTCGGCCACGGACTGGGAATCAATGTCCACGAATATCCTTCCATCATGGAGACGAACCATATGCCGCTTGAGGAAGGCATGGTGTTTACGATTGAACCAGGCATTTATGTTCCAGACGTGGCAGGCGTCAGAATTGAAGACGATGTCCATGTTACATCAGCAGGCCTTGAAGTGCTGACAAAATATCCAAAAGAACTGCAAATTATTAAATAA
- the ald gene encoding alanine dehydrogenase has translation MRIGVPAEIKNNENRVAMTPAGVVNLLKFGHEVYIESGAGLGSGFSDEDYKSAGANIVQSAAEAWDKDMVMKVKEPLPEEYKYFYEGLILFTYLHLAPEAELTKALTDKKVTGIAYETVQLQNGALPLLTPMSEVAGRMAAQIGAQFLEKVHGGKGILLSGVPGVTRGAVTIIGGGVAGTNAAKMAIGLGAKVTIIDLNPERLRQLDDIFGSSVSTLMSNPYNIAEAVKESDLVIGAVLIPGAKAPKLVTEDMIKSMKPGSVVVDIAIDQGGIFETTDRITTHDNPTYVKHDVVHYAVANMPGAVPRTSTIALTNGTVPYAVQIANKGYKKACLENGALLKGINTLEGHVTYKAVAEAQGLEHVDAKSLLEKE, from the coding sequence ATGAGGATAGGGGTACCAGCAGAAATTAAGAACAATGAAAACCGGGTGGCAATGACCCCCGCGGGAGTAGTAAACCTCCTGAAATTCGGACATGAAGTTTATATTGAATCCGGTGCGGGGCTTGGATCGGGATTTTCTGATGAGGACTACAAGTCGGCGGGTGCCAATATTGTCCAGTCTGCTGCGGAGGCATGGGACAAGGATATGGTGATGAAAGTAAAAGAGCCGCTTCCAGAGGAATACAAATACTTCTATGAAGGCCTGATTTTGTTTACATATCTACATCTTGCTCCAGAAGCTGAGCTGACAAAAGCGCTGACTGATAAGAAGGTTACAGGCATTGCCTATGAAACGGTGCAGCTTCAAAACGGTGCGCTCCCACTTTTGACTCCAATGAGCGAAGTCGCTGGGAGGATGGCGGCACAAATTGGTGCCCAGTTCCTTGAAAAGGTTCACGGGGGCAAAGGCATTCTCCTGTCAGGTGTACCTGGGGTCACAAGAGGCGCAGTTACCATCATCGGCGGAGGGGTTGCCGGTACGAATGCGGCTAAAATGGCGATCGGCCTGGGCGCAAAGGTGACTATAATCGACCTGAATCCGGAAAGGCTCCGCCAGCTGGATGATATATTTGGTTCCAGTGTTTCAACTTTAATGTCAAATCCGTATAATATCGCGGAAGCTGTAAAGGAATCCGATCTGGTTATTGGTGCTGTTTTAATCCCGGGAGCAAAAGCTCCCAAGCTTGTTACAGAAGACATGATTAAATCAATGAAGCCAGGCAGTGTCGTTGTTGATATTGCCATCGATCAGGGTGGTATTTTTGAAACGACCGACAGGATCACCACCCACGACAATCCGACTTATGTGAAACATGATGTGGTTCATTATGCTGTCGCTAATATGCCTGGGGCGGTGCCGAGAACTTCGACAATTGCCCTGACGAATGGAACTGTTCCGTATGCCGTTCAAATTGCCAACAAAGGCTATAAAAAGGCATGTCTGGAGAATGGAGCTTTGCTGAAAGGTATCAACACGCTCGAGGGGCATGTGACGTATAAAGCTGTTGCTGAAGCACAGGGCCTTGAGCATGTTGACGCGAAATCATTGTTGGAAAAAGAATAA
- a CDS encoding universal stress protein has product MVNHYRKIMVAVDGSKEAELAFRKALGIASRNGAGLLLVHVIDTRTFAIVEAYDQSVADRADQYAYELLEQYKTQASAYGLKDVNCIVEFGSPKLRIPKDIAKDHNIDLIVCGATGLNAVERFLIGSVSEHITRHAPCDVLIVRSEKEFS; this is encoded by the coding sequence ATGGTAAATCACTATCGGAAGATTATGGTGGCGGTTGATGGATCAAAAGAAGCAGAGCTAGCCTTCAGGAAAGCGCTCGGAATCGCTTCAAGAAATGGAGCCGGGCTCTTACTCGTCCATGTGATTGATACAAGAACTTTTGCCATCGTCGAGGCTTATGACCAATCTGTTGCTGACAGGGCTGATCAATACGCATACGAACTGCTTGAACAGTATAAAACCCAAGCGTCAGCTTACGGATTGAAAGACGTTAATTGCATCGTTGAATTCGGCTCTCCTAAATTGAGAATTCCGAAAGATATAGCAAAGGACCATAACATCGACCTTATTGTTTGTGGAGCAACCGGCCTGAACGCTGTTGAAAGGTTTTTAATCGGCAGTGTATCTGAGCATATTACCCGCCACGCTCCTTGTGATGTATTAATCGTACGGTCTGAAAAAGAATTTTCTTAA
- a CDS encoding MogA/MoaB family molybdenum cofactor biosynthesis protein — MSVQEHKKQAPHSVACKIITVSDTRDETTDKSGKLIMELLESHGHKLADYVIVKDESELIKAEVQSGTANPEVEVVITNGGTGIAMRDVTIETVAKLFDKEITGFGELFRMLSYQEDIGSAALMSRAIAGVVNNRAVFSIPGSSGAVRLAMNKLILPEIGHVVRELKKDLT, encoded by the coding sequence ATGAGTGTCCAGGAGCATAAGAAGCAGGCGCCACACTCGGTAGCCTGCAAAATCATCACGGTAAGTGATACCCGTGATGAAACTACGGATAAAAGCGGTAAATTGATTATGGAGCTGCTTGAATCGCACGGCCATAAACTTGCTGACTATGTCATAGTCAAAGATGAGAGTGAATTAATTAAAGCGGAGGTCCAGAGCGGTACCGCCAATCCAGAAGTAGAAGTAGTCATTACGAACGGCGGCACAGGAATCGCCATGCGTGATGTAACGATTGAGACTGTGGCAAAGCTTTTTGATAAGGAAATCACCGGTTTCGGCGAATTGTTCCGGATGCTGAGTTATCAGGAGGATATCGGGTCCGCCGCCCTCATGTCCAGAGCGATTGCAGGAGTAGTGAATAACCGCGCCGTTTTTTCGATACCAGGATCGTCCGGTGCTGTCAGACTGGCCATGAATAAATTGATTCTTCCTGAAATCGGACATGTAGTCAGGGAGCTGAAAAAAGATTTGACTTGA